One segment of Deltaproteobacteria bacterium DNA contains the following:
- a CDS encoding MBL fold metallo-hydrolase yields the protein MGYQDARFAHRADLGGHGFADLLKWRLGMEPGDDHASRPRWESIPVAYDTLAVVRANPSRAMVTWFGHASALIRLEGVNILVDPVEGSIPFVRRESPDARILDAVPRPAAVLITHNHFDHMDATTLERFERGTPMIVPLGMGEWFTKRGFRSVKEMDWWESVEVAGLDVKYLPARHWSKRTLFDTLETLWGGYIVRSKTHAVYHAGDSGYFGGFAEIGKRFDRIDVTLMPIGAYSPRWFMQAAHMDPAEAIKATLDVKAAALIPIHYGSFRLSDEPMTEPPAMMEVAAREAGFDRTRLLPIGGTLFLD from the coding sequence ATGGGGTATCAGGACGCACGATTCGCGCACCGGGCCGACCTGGGCGGCCACGGCTTTGCCGACCTGCTCAAGTGGCGGCTCGGCATGGAGCCCGGCGACGACCATGCGTCGCGCCCGCGGTGGGAGTCCATCCCCGTCGCGTACGACACGCTCGCAGTCGTTCGTGCGAACCCGTCGCGCGCGATGGTGACGTGGTTCGGCCACGCGAGCGCGCTCATCCGGCTCGAAGGCGTCAACATCCTCGTGGACCCGGTCGAGGGTTCCATTCCGTTCGTTCGGCGCGAGTCGCCCGACGCGCGCATCCTCGACGCCGTTCCGCGGCCCGCGGCGGTTCTCATCACGCACAACCACTTCGACCACATGGACGCGACGACGCTGGAGAGGTTCGAGCGCGGCACGCCGATGATTGTCCCGCTCGGCATGGGCGAGTGGTTCACGAAACGCGGCTTCCGCTCGGTGAAAGAGATGGACTGGTGGGAGTCGGTCGAGGTGGCGGGGCTCGATGTGAAGTATCTGCCCGCGCGGCACTGGTCGAAACGCACGCTATTCGACACGCTCGAAACGCTGTGGGGCGGTTACATCGTTCGTTCGAAGACGCACGCGGTGTATCACGCGGGCGACTCCGGGTATTTCGGCGGCTTCGCCGAGATCGGCAAGCGCTTTGACCGGATCGACGTAACGCTCATGCCGATTGGGGCTTATTCGCCGCGCTGGTTCATGCAGGCCGCGCACATGGACCCCGCGGAGGCGATCAAGGCGACGCTCGACGTGAAGGCCGCCGCGCTCATCCCCATCCACTACGGAAGCTTTCGACTCTCCGACGAGCCGATGACCGAGCCGCCCGCCATGATGGAAGTCGCCGCGCGCGAGGCGGGATTCGACCGGACGCGCCTGCTGCCCATCGGCGGCACGCTGTTTCTGGATTAA
- a CDS encoding alpha/beta hydrolase → MIESLGRRFLYYPTKVADDAPIPYYVAGAREVRIKADSGDTVHGLYWPALEGRPTILFLHGNAQTVFEWAMVREELAPMDCGMLLIDYPGYGKSTGAPSEVANYAAGRAALDFLLFKESIAEKDIVIFGKSLGGGVATEVAIGLDLRGVVLESTFTSIPSVARLLLPMLPTGSMFQTEVYDSVSKISSIHSPIFVIHGTHDELIPIAEGKALFEKAGPPKQAWWVEGAGHNDVSMTARAEYGRRLRAWLDEVSEL, encoded by the coding sequence ATGATCGAAAGCCTCGGTCGCCGGTTTCTGTACTACCCCACGAAGGTCGCGGACGACGCGCCCATCCCGTATTACGTCGCGGGCGCGCGCGAGGTGCGCATCAAGGCCGATAGCGGCGACACGGTTCACGGCCTGTACTGGCCCGCGCTGGAGGGTCGGCCGACGATTCTGTTTTTGCACGGCAACGCGCAGACGGTCTTCGAGTGGGCGATGGTGCGCGAAGAACTCGCGCCGATGGACTGTGGGATGCTGCTGATCGACTATCCCGGTTACGGCAAGAGCACCGGCGCGCCGAGCGAGGTCGCGAACTACGCGGCGGGCCGGGCCGCGCTCGATTTCCTGCTCTTCAAGGAGAGCATCGCGGAAAAGGACATCGTGATCTTCGGCAAGTCGCTGGGCGGCGGCGTGGCCACCGAAGTTGCCATCGGACTCGACCTGCGCGGCGTTGTGCTCGAATCGACGTTCACGTCCATCCCGTCCGTCGCGCGGTTGCTGCTGCCGATGCTGCCGACGGGTTCGATGTTCCAGACCGAGGTGTACGACTCCGTCTCGAAGATCTCCTCGATCCACTCGCCGATCTTCGTCATCCATGGCACGCACGACGAATTGATCCCGATCGCCGAGGGAAAGGCGCTCTTCGAGAAAGCGGGGCCGCCCAAACAGGCGTGGTGGGTCGAGGGCGCGGGGCACAACGACGTGTCGATGACCGCGCGCGCCGAGTACGGGCGGCGGCTGCGCGCGTGGCTGGACGAGGTCTCCGAGCTTTAA